In Acidimicrobiia bacterium, the sequence CGATCCCCGCTGTGGCAGGGTTCGTGGCACTGCCTACCCCGGTCATCAAATAGCAGACAGACCACTAGAACCGTCGCTCCGGCTTGCCGGAGCGACTACAGATTGTCCCCCAGGAAGATCTGAGAGACCGAACTCTCCATGAAGATGGCCTGGATCGCCTCGGCCAGGAGTGGGGCGATGGAGAGCACACGGACTTTGTCGAGGGACTCGATGCCGGGCGGAGCCGGGATCGTGTTGCTGATCACCAGTTCCTCGATGTCGCTGTGCATGATCCGATCGACGGCCGGTCCGGAGAGTATGCCGTGGGTAGCGGCGATCGAAACGCTGAGCGCTCCCTTGCTCTTCAGTAACTTCACCGCGTTCACGGCGGTTCCGGCCGTGTCGATGATGTCGTCGACAATGATGGCGTGGCGACCTTCGACCTTGCCGATCACTGCCAGCGCTTCGGATTCGTTGTGCAGGTCGGCTTCGCGACGCTTGTGAATGAAGGCCACATAGGCGTCGAGTTGTCTTGCGTATTTCTCGGCCCGTTTCACGCCGCCGGCGTCGGGAGATACGACCGTCGTCGGGCCCTTGAGTCGGTCGCGCAGGTAATCGGTGAAGACCGGGAGGGCGGTGAGATGGTCGAACGGTTTGTGAATGAACCCCTGGATCTGGCCGGTATGGAGGTCGACGGAGGCGATCCGGTTGGCCCCGGCGGTCATGAACATGTCGCCCATCAGCCGGGCGGCGATGGACTCACGCGGCCGCACCTTCTTGTCTTGCCTGGAGTACCCGAAGTACGGCACCACCGCGGTGACCCGGCGGGCGGACGCCCTCTTCAGGGCGTCGATGGCGATCAACTGCTCCATGATGTGGAAGTTGATCGGATCGCTGTGGCTTTGCAGGATGAAGCAGTCGGTGCCGCGCACGCTGTCCGTGGGCCGCACATAGATCTCGCCGTTGGCGAACACCAACCGTTCCAGGCCACCCAGCCGCACACCGAGGAGTTCGGCCACCTCCTCTGCCAGGGCAGGATTGGCGCTCCCGGTGAACAGCATGAGCCGTTTGCGGCTCACGACCTCCATATCAGCCCTCCTCGAGCTTGCGACGGTGTCTTTCCCGCCGCCGGTCAGCGTAGCCCGGGATCTCCTTCTGCTGCGAGCGCTCGATGGCGAGGGCTCCGTCGGCAACGTCGCTGCTGATGACCGATCCGGCTGCGGTGAAGGCGCCCTCACCGATGGTCACCGGCGCAATCAGCATGGTGTCCGATCCGACCCTGGCTCCGTCTTTGATGACGGTGCGATGCTTGTCGTATCCGTCGTAGTTCACGGTGATGGTGCCTGCCCCGACGTTGGCGCCGACGCCCACTTCCACGTCACCCATATAGGAGAGGTGAGGAACCTTCGACCCCTCGCCGATGACGGCGTTCTTCATCTCGACGAAAGTGCCGGCCTTCGAGCGAGGTCCCAACAGGGTTCCCGGCCGCAGCGAAACGTAGGGTCCCACTTCGGCCTCGGCGCCGATCTCGGCCTGGCGCACGACGGCGTACCAAACATGGGCGCCCGGTCCGACCGTGCCGTCCTGGATGTAGGTGTCCGGCCCGATCTGTGCGCCGGCGCCCACCCGGGTAACCCCCTCCAGATGGACACCGGGGTACAACCTGACTCCGGCTTCGAGTTGAACGGTGGCGTCGATGAACACCTGCCGGGGATCGGCCATCCAGACGCCGGAGTCCATCCACCCCTCGTTGATGCGCTGGCGCATCAACGCCGCAACTTCGGCCAGTTGCGCCTGGCTGTTGACTCCTGAGAGCTCCACCGGATCCACTTGCACAGCACGGATGGGCAGGTGCTCTGCGGCCAACAGGGCCAGCACGTCCGGCAGGTAGTACTCGCCCTGGGCGTTGTCGCGGTCGAGCTTGCCGAGGGCCTGGGTCAGACTCGCTCCGTCGAAAACGTAGATGCCGGAGTTGACTTCATCGACGGTCAACTCCTCGGCGGTGGCATCCCGATGCTCAACGATCCCGGTGACGTTGCCGCCGGCTTCTCGCAGCACCCGTCCGTACCCGGACGGATCAGCAAGGCGCATGGTCAACATCGAAACGGCCGGTCGGTCCTTCTGATGGACGTCCAGGAGTTCCCGAAGGGTTTCCGTGCGTAGCAGCGGCGTGTCGCCGGGCAGCACGAGCACTGCTTCGCCGTCGACATCGCCGAAATGGTCGATCGCCACCTGGGTGGCGTGTCCGGTTCCCAACTGCTCATCTTGCACACAGCTGGTAACCGTTACGGGAAGGGAAGCGCGCAATTCGGCGGCGTCCGGCGCAACCACCACGGTCACGTGGTCGGCTCCGATGCCGTCGACGGCGTCGAGGACCCACCCCACCATCGTGCGACCGGCCACCCGGTGCATGACTTTGGGAAGGCTCGACTTCATCCGGGTACCTTGCCCGGCGGCCAAGATCGCCACCCTCACGCCCATGCGCGCTTCCTCCTTTTCGCTGGGGGGACAGGAATCGAACCCGTACTAACGGGACCAAAACCCGTCGTGCTGCCAGTTACACCACCCCCCATGGGCAGTGCCGCCGAGGCGGCTAACGGCAGGGTCATGTTACCCGTCGTCGACCAGGCGGGCTCCGTGGCGGAGTGGGGCCGCCGCTCCGGCGTATCGGGAACCCGGCGGGACGAGATCTACAGCCTCACGCGCCTCTTCTTCAGAGCCGAAGAAGCCGAACAACGACGGCCCGCTCCCCGACATCAGCACCGG encodes:
- a CDS encoding ribose-phosphate pyrophosphokinase, producing MEVVSRKRLMLFTGSANPALAEEVAELLGVRLGGLERLVFANGEIYVRPTDSVRGTDCFILQSHSDPINFHIMEQLIAIDALKRASARRVTAVVPYFGYSRQDKKVRPRESIAARLMGDMFMTAGANRIASVDLHTGQIQGFIHKPFDHLTALPVFTDYLRDRLKGPTTVVSPDAGGVKRAEKYARQLDAYVAFIHKRREADLHNESEALAVIGKVEGRHAIIVDDIIDTAGTAVNAVKLLKSKGALSVSIAATHGILSGPAVDRIMHSDIEELVISNTIPAPPGIESLDKVRVLSIAPLLAEAIQAIFMESSVSQIFLGDNL
- the glmU gene encoding bifunctional UDP-N-acetylglucosamine diphosphorylase/glucosamine-1-phosphate N-acetyltransferase GlmU, encoding MGVRVAILAAGQGTRMKSSLPKVMHRVAGRTMVGWVLDAVDGIGADHVTVVVAPDAAELRASLPVTVTSCVQDEQLGTGHATQVAIDHFGDVDGEAVLVLPGDTPLLRTETLRELLDVHQKDRPAVSMLTMRLADPSGYGRVLREAGGNVTGIVEHRDATAEELTVDEVNSGIYVFDGASLTQALGKLDRDNAQGEYYLPDVLALLAAEHLPIRAVQVDPVELSGVNSQAQLAEVAALMRQRINEGWMDSGVWMADPRQVFIDATVQLEAGVRLYPGVHLEGVTRVGAGAQIGPDTYIQDGTVGPGAHVWYAVVRQAEIGAEAEVGPYVSLRPGTLLGPRSKAGTFVEMKNAVIGEGSKVPHLSYMGDVEVGVGANVGAGTITVNYDGYDKHRTVIKDGARVGSDTMLIAPVTIGEGAFTAAGSVISSDVADGALAIERSQQKEIPGYADRRRERHRRKLEEG